In Styela clava chromosome 14, kaStyClav1.hap1.2, whole genome shotgun sequence, the following are encoded in one genomic region:
- the LOC120340969 gene encoding fascin-like, whose protein sequence is MTDDTLKFTFGLINSSDRYLTAETFNFKIDASATGMKQRQIWCLEQEADGSCVYFKSCLNRYLGTDKYGKVRCDDETPGKENAFHVEATADGRWAIKSAEYDRYFGGSPDCLDCFGKDIDNNRLWIVHLAMHPQMNLYSLTRKKFAAVEGDELQVTQLTPWGVNTLITLVYRERGYGLMTADNRYLSKAGTLEDSFGPSTRFTLEFYAGCIAFKDMDGKYLSPIGPKGAIQSRKGQVSKDEKFSMQDSHPQFHLKSKTRNKFVSVKQGVQVVANQEEPSEDNTETFQMEINPDTGFWSFRTTKDNYWRSDMNNNVMANNHKRDDDSWFQIEWRGRSVRLRTASGKYVAVKSGGNLILKSDESDAEEFVLTLINRPVIVFRCMNSFIGIHGEKLNGKRANYDIFTMEEKDGAYAFKGRNGKYWALTGDSSIAINSAHPEYFIIELVKHSRLMIRPEQSDKFLVADKVTGTLTASGCRDDEGVLWEY, encoded by the exons ATGACAGATGATACATTAAAGTTCACGTTCGGTCTCATCAACTCTTCCGACAGGTATTTGACTGCTGAGAccttcaattttaaaattgatgcgAGCGCAACTGGAATGAAGCAGAGACAAATTTGGTGTCTGGAGCAAGAGGCTGATGGATCATGTGTTTATTTTAAG AGCTGTTTGAATCGTTATCTTGGCACTGACAAATATGGAAAGGTTCGTTGTGACGATGAGACTCCTGGCAAAGAGAACGCTTTTCACGTTGAGGCCACAGCTGACGGAAGATGGGCAATCAAATCTGCCGAATATGATCGCTACTTCGGAGGAAGTCCAGACTGTTTGGACTGTTTCGGGAAGGACATCGACAATAATAGACTCTGGATTGTCCATCTTGCTATGCACCCTCAA ATGAACTTGTACAGCTTGACCAGAAAGAAGTTTGCGGCGGTCGAAGGAGACGAACTACAAGTGACTCAACTTACTCCATGGGGAGTCAATACCCTCATCACTCTCGTCTACAGAGAGAGAGGATACGGACTCATGACTGCGGATAACCGATATCTTTCAAAAGCTGGCACCCTAGAAGATTCTTTTGGGCCTAGCACGAGATTCACTTTGGAGTTTTATGCCGGGTGTATCGCATTTAAAGATATGGACGGAAA GTACTTGTCTCCAATTGGACCCAAGGGAGCGATCCAATCCAGGAAAGGTCAAGTGTCGAAAGACGAGAAGTTTTCAATGCAGGATTCTCATCCACAATTCCATCTGAAATCAAAAACAAGGAATAAATTCGTCTCAGTGAAGCAAG GTGTCCAAGTTGTCGCAAACCAAGAAGAGCCATCTGAAGATAATACTGAAACCTTCCAGATGGAAATCAACCCAGATACAGGATTTTGGAGTTTCAGAACCACCAAGGATAACTACTGGAGAAGCGATATGAACAACAACGTGATGGCCAACAATCATAAGAG GGACGATGACTCCTGGTTCCAGATTGAGTGGCGGGGAAGATCAGTTCGGTTGAGGACGGCGTCTGGAAAGTACGTCGCTGTCAAATCCGGAGGAAACTTGATCCTGAAGTCTGACGAAAGCGATGCCGAAGAATTTGTTCTGACTCTCATAAATCG cCCTGTGATCGTGTTCCGATGCATGAATAGTTTTATTGGAATCCACGGAGAGAAATTGAACGGGAAGAGAGCAAATTACGACATCTTCACGATGGAAGAAAAAGATGGAGCTTATGCGTTCAAAG GACGAAACGGCAAGTACTGGGCTCTCACTGGTGATAGCAGTATCGCAATCAATTCCGCTCACCCAGAATATTTCATCATTGAATTGGTAAAGCACAGCAGGCTAATGATCCGACCAGAGCAAAGCGACAAGTTCTTAGTAGCTGACAAGGTCACCGGAACATTGACCGCCAGTGGATGCCGCGATGATGAAGGTGTATTGTGGGAGTACTAG